Genomic segment of Kibdelosporangium phytohabitans:
GGAGCAGGGCCCGTCTCCGGCCGCGCGGGTCGGTGCGGGCGCGGATGCACGCGGCGACTCGCGGGACGAATCCATGATCCGGTGGGTGCCGGGAGGCTGCCTGTCTGAGGCAGCGGAGCGCGACCAGCGGCCTGCCTCGGCACAACACCTCGGCGAGCGCGGGTTCGAGGGCAAGGACGCGCAGGTCGTGCAGGGTTTCCACGTCACGTTCGCGGACCGGGCCGCGGCGGACGGCGATTCCGGGCTGTGAGCGGATTCGGCGACCGGCTGGGACGAGGACGTGCACAGTCGCCTGTTCGGCCGCCTGGCAGCCGTACAGGGCCAACGCTGTGTGGTTGGTGATGACTGCGTCAGGTCCGGCGTTATGGAGGGCTTGGGAGCGGGGGTTTGCCATGCCTCCAGGATCTCGGGAGGCATGGCTTCGGGGCTACTCCGTCATATTCCGCCTGTGGACAACTCAGGAGGCGAGGGCCGTCAGCGCCGTGTGCACCATCACCCTGGTTCCGGTCAGCAGGGCACGCTCGTCCAGCTGGAACGTGGGTTGGTGCAGGTCACGCATGACTCCTTCGCCCGGCCACACACCGAGGCGCGCGAACGAGCCCGGGACGTGCTCGAGGTACCAGCCGAAGTCCTCGCCGCCGGATGACTGCTTGGTCCCGGCCAGCGCGTCGCCGCCCAGCGCGGACTCGATGCCCGCGCGCAGGATCGCGGTGCTCTCGCCGTCGTTGACGACCGGCGGCACACCCCGGCGGTGGTGCAGTTCGTAACCCACGCCCAGCGGCGTCACCAGGGACTGCACCAGGCCCGCGACCAGCGGCTCCAGGTCCTCCCAGACCTCGTGGTCACCGGTGCGCAGCGTGCCGCGCAGGACGCCTTCCTCTGGCACGGCGTTGGGCGCCTCACCCGCATGCACAGCACCCCAGACCAGCACGGTTCCGGAACGGGGGTCGACGCGCCGCGACAGCAGCGCGGGCAGGCCCGTGATGACCGTGCCCAGCGCGTGCACCAGGTCGGCGGTCAGGTGGGGACGGGACGTGTGGCCGCCCGGCGAGGTCAGGCGCAGTTCCAGCAGGTCCGTGGCCGACGTGATCGCGCCGACCCTGGTGCCGACCCGGCCGACCTCGACGCGGGGATCGCAGTGCAGGCCGAAGATCCGCTCGACACCCTTGAGCGCACCCGCTTCGATCATGTCGAGCGCGCCACCTGGCATGACTTCCTCGGCGGGCTGGAAGATCAGCCGCACCCGGCCGGGCAGTTCGGGCGCCGACGCCAGCGCCAGCCCCGCCGCGAGCAGCACGGTCGTGTGCGCATCGTGTCCACACGAGTGCGCTACGCCGTCCACCCTGGACGCGAAGGGCAATCCGGTCGCCTCGTGCAGCGGCAAAGCGTCGATGTCCGCACGCAGTGCGACACAACGGTCACCCGTGCCGACGTCGCAGATCAAACCCGTTCCAGTTGGACCGACGACCGGCTGGAGGCCCGCTGACGCCAGCATCGTCGCGAGCAGTCGAGTTGTCTGGAACTCCTGCCGCGAGAGCTCGGGATGCGCGTGGATGTGGCGGTACCAGGCGACGATGTCGCCGATGCTGCCGGACAGCCAACCGTCCAACCAGGACGGCCCGCGACCGGCGCCGATGTCATCCACAGTGGGCATACTGACGCCGGAATCCGTCAGCAGCACGTCAGGATCGCCCTCCTGGGCGTGCGAGTCCAGAACAGTCATGCCGCACCTCCGCGGCAGCACCACGGAAACGAACCGATGAATCAGTGGTACCGGGGTTGAGCTTCAAGGTTGTCGAGTGAACATCGTGCACGGTCGGCGCAACATAAGTGTCACTCACCACCATCCTGCACCATCTCGCTCGAGCGGGAGTGGTGAAACAGATGATCAAACCGATCGCCGGTAGGGCGGCTGCGCCAAACGGTTGACAGGATTCAGCCAGGCTGAAACACCACCGTCACTAGCCCTTCTTCATGCGCTTGCGCCGGGCCCGGTGGCCGAGGATCACGATACCCAGCAGCACTACCGCGGCGATTCCGATCACCAGGCGCTGCTTCGAGTCGGCCGCGTCCTCGGTCGTCGGCGCCGGGGTGATGTCGGGCCCGGCAGGCGCCGTGGCGGTCTGCTGGGCGTACGGAGCAAGTCCGGCAGGTGCAGCCGTTGCTGCCCCCGAGGGCAGGGAAAAAAGCACAACGAGCACACAAGCGACCACAGCTCGCATCATTCTTTGAGGCTAGCGCACGCCGAACGCTTTGAGGATCCGCTCGGCCGCCAGCGTCGGCGTCAGCCGCCCGTCGCGGACGTCCTGTTCCAGCTCGGGCGCGACGGAGCGGACCTCGGCGTCGTCACGCAATCGGGTCATCAGCGTGTCGCGGACCATCGCCCACGTCCAGTCCACCTGCTGCTGACGGCGTTTCGCGGCGAGCTCACCGGCCTCGTCGAGCGTCCGGTGGTGCCTGCCGACCTCGTCCCACAGTTCGCCCAGCCCCGCACCGGTCAGGCCGCTGCACGTCAGCACGGGCGGCGTCCACAGCTCGTCGCCGCTGCGCAGCAGCCGCATCGCGCCGGAGAGTTCACGGGCCGCGCGGCGCGCTTCCTGCTCGTGCTCGCCGTCGGCCTTGTTGACCGCGACCACGTCCGCCAGCTCCAGCACGCCCTTCTTGATGCCCTGCAGCTGGTCGCCGGTCCTGGCCAGCGTCAGGAACAGGAAGCAGTCGACCATCCCGGCGACGGTGATCTCCGACTGCCCGACACCGACCGTCTCGACCAGCACGATGTCGTAGCCGGCCGCCTCCATCAGCACGATCGTCTCGCGAGTGGCCCGCGCCACACCGCCGAGCGTGCCCGAGGTGGGCGACGGCCGGATGAACGCGTTCCGGTCGACGGCGAGCTTGGCCATCCGGGTCTTGTCGCCGAGGATGCTGCCGCCGGTCCGGCTGGACGACGGGTCCACGGCCAGCACGGCGACCTTGTGCCCGGCTTCGGTCAGCCGCGTGCCGAGCATGTCGATGAACGTCGACTTGCCGACGCCGGGCACGCCCGTGATGCCGACCCGGTGCGCGCCGCCCCCGTGCGGCAGCAGCTCGACCAGCATCTGCTGGGCCTGCTGGCGGTGGTCGGCACGGGTCGACTCGACGAGCGTGATCGCCCTGGACAGGACGGCCCGCTCGCCCGCGAGGACGCCACGGACGAAGCCGTTGATGTCAGGCATGCCCGAGTTGCACCCGCAGCTTCCCCAGCAGGTCGACGACGGCGTCCGCGATCACGGTCCCCGGCGGGAAGATCGCGGCGGCACCGGCCTCGTAGAGCGCGTCGAAGTCCTGCGGCGGGATCACGCCGCCGACCACGACCATGATGTCCGGCCGGTCGTGCGCGGCGAGTTCCTCGCGCAGCGCCGGGACCAGTGTCAGGTGCCCGGCCGCCAGCGAGGACACGCCGACGACGTGCACGTCCGCCTCGATCGCCTGGCGGGCGACCTCGGCGGGGGTCTGGAACAGCGGGCCGACGTCGACGTCGAAGCCGAGGTCGGCGAAGGCGGTCGCGATCACCTTCTGGCCACGGTCGTGGCCGTCCTGGCCCATCTTGGCGACCAGGATCCGCGGCCTGCGGCCCTCGTCGACCGCGAACTCGCCGACGATCCGCCGCGCGGTATCCACATTGGACACGCCAGTTCCGACCTCCTCGCGGTACACACCGGAAATCGTACGGATCTGCCCGGAGTGCCTGCCCCAGACCTTCTCGAGCGCCCCGGAGATCTCACCGACCGTCGCCTTGGCCCGCGCGGCGTCGATCGCCAGCTCCAGCAGGTTGCCGTCGCCCGATGCGGCGGTTTCCAGTCGCCGCAACGCGTCGTCGACCGCGGTGGCGTCCCGTTCGGCGCGCAACCGCTCCAGTTTGGCCAGCTGCCGCGTGCGCACGCCCGCGTTGTCCACTTTGAGCACGTCGATCTGCTCTTCGGTGTCGAGGCGGTACTTGTTGACGCCGATCACCGGCTGGCGGCCGGAGTCGATCCGCGCCTGCGTGCGGGCCGCGGCCTCCTCGATGCGCAGCTTCGGGATCCCGGCGTCGATCGCCTTCGCCATCCCGCCCGCGGTCTCGACCTCGCTGATGTGCCCCCACGCCTTGCGGGCCAGCTCGTAGGTCAGCCGTTCGACGAACGCGCTGCCGCCCCACGGGTCGATCACGCGCGTGGTGCCGGATTCCTGCTGAAGCACGAGCTGCGTGTTGCGGGCGATGCGGGCGGAGAAGTCCGTCGGCAGCGCCAGCGCCTCGTCCAAGGCGTTGGTGTGCAACGACTGCGTGTGCCCCTGGGTGGCGGCCATCGCCTCTACGCACGTGCGCACGACGTTGTTGTAGACGTCCTGCGCGGTCAGCGACCAGCCGGAGGTCTGGCTGTGTGTCCGCAGCGACAACGACTTCTGCGACCTCGGGTCGAACCGGGCGACGAGTTTCGACCACAGCAGCCTGGCCGCGCGCAGCTTGGCGACCTCCATGAAGAAGTTCATCCCGATCGCCCAGAAGAACGACAGCCGCGGCGCGAACTTGTCGATGTCCAGCCCGGCGTCCATGCCCGCGCGGATGTACTCGACGCCGTCGGCCAGCGTGTACGCCAGCTCCAGGTCGGCCGTGGCGCCAGCTTCCTGCATGTGGTAGCCGGAGATCGAGATCGAGTTGTACTTGGGCATGTGCTGCGAGGTGTACGCGAAGATGTCGGAGATGATCCGCATCGAGTTGGCCGGCGGGTAGATGTAGGTGTTGCGGACCATGAACTCTTTGAGGATGTCGTTCTGGATGGTCCCCGCCAGCTTCTCCGGCGGCAC
This window contains:
- a CDS encoding amidohydrolase — its product is MTVLDSHAQEGDPDVLLTDSGVSMPTVDDIGAGRGPSWLDGWLSGSIGDIVAWYRHIHAHPELSRQEFQTTRLLATMLASAGLQPVVGPTGTGLICDVGTGDRCVALRADIDALPLHEATGLPFASRVDGVAHSCGHDAHTTVLLAAGLALASAPELPGRVRLIFQPAEEVMPGGALDMIEAGALKGVERIFGLHCDPRVEVGRVGTRVGAITSATDLLELRLTSPGGHTSRPHLTADLVHALGTVITGLPALLSRRVDPRSGTVLVWGAVHAGEAPNAVPEEGVLRGTLRTGDHEVWEDLEPLVAGLVQSLVTPLGVGYELHHRRGVPPVVNDGESTAILRAGIESALGGDALAGTKQSSGGEDFGWYLEHVPGSFARLGVWPGEGVMRDLHQPTFQLDERALLTGTRVMVHTALTALAS
- the meaB gene encoding methylmalonyl Co-A mutase-associated GTPase MeaB translates to MPDINGFVRGVLAGERAVLSRAITLVESTRADHRQQAQQMLVELLPHGGGAHRVGITGVPGVGKSTFIDMLGTRLTEAGHKVAVLAVDPSSSRTGGSILGDKTRMAKLAVDRNAFIRPSPTSGTLGGVARATRETIVLMEAAGYDIVLVETVGVGQSEITVAGMVDCFLFLTLARTGDQLQGIKKGVLELADVVAVNKADGEHEQEARRAARELSGAMRLLRSGDELWTPPVLTCSGLTGAGLGELWDEVGRHHRTLDEAGELAAKRRQQQVDWTWAMVRDTLMTRLRDDAEVRSVAPELEQDVRDGRLTPTLAAERILKAFGVR
- the scpA gene encoding methylmalonyl-CoA mutase, whose product is MTIPDFTTVPLGEPTPAGPGEWQAALAESTGKGPDALVWETPEGIGIKPVYTAEDLDGLDFLDTYPGIAPYLRGPYPAMYATQPWTIRQYAGFSTAEESNAFYRRNLAAGQKGLSVAFDLATHRGYDSDHPRVTGDVGMAGVAIDSIYDMRQLFEGIPLDQMSVSMTMNGAVLPVLALYVVAAEEQGVPPEKLAGTIQNDILKEFMVRNTYIYPPANSMRIISDIFAYTSQHMPKYNSISISGYHMQEAGATADLELAYTLADGVEYIRAGMDAGLDIDKFAPRLSFFWAIGMNFFMEVAKLRAARLLWSKLVARFDPRSQKSLSLRTHSQTSGWSLTAQDVYNNVVRTCVEAMAATQGHTQSLHTNALDEALALPTDFSARIARNTQLVLQQESGTTRVIDPWGGSAFVERLTYELARKAWGHISEVETAGGMAKAIDAGIPKLRIEEAAARTQARIDSGRQPVIGVNKYRLDTEEQIDVLKVDNAGVRTRQLAKLERLRAERDATAVDDALRRLETAASGDGNLLELAIDAARAKATVGEISGALEKVWGRHSGQIRTISGVYREEVGTGVSNVDTARRIVGEFAVDEGRRPRILVAKMGQDGHDRGQKVIATAFADLGFDVDVGPLFQTPAEVARQAIEADVHVVGVSSLAAGHLTLVPALREELAAHDRPDIMVVVGGVIPPQDFDALYEAGAAAIFPPGTVIADAVVDLLGKLRVQLGHA